The Congregibacter litoralis KT71 genome contains a region encoding:
- a CDS encoding site-specific integrase: MKSANQNAFDDIASQFGPLPITRGKTSDLKADWLLSDFQSNTWTVARGADKSKTKSFYWDVPLYNGERLGEKKYADLLTLTKKIVFSCRSGALGTHSGSTETTRTKHQYSIYSSLLVLIRRLVMQGCEPDRTGFKTIDPEFLRELAKSALRGRPFSDGTYEAIKELLECAKANNCLHSFIHQGTGELDFGSIFRELGEPSSNGSFSVRLRAALNDYESCSMPKHIDQKYSAGREYPSTRSTRTEELLETPVSVSTLMGIFSSLRTLGILAENWQELNGLEWCRSFNVTELAYDLGFTPKNRTPTIPVDIALHYLDSAIFWVVEIGPELLELKKKYDKRLRHVMSKVTKKKDEAARTIQIDLPIELKEKLATRNIDIVRYNRYSSGTTHRKIREDMTLEDAVSCLIAAAFILVSTFSCKRISEVLALSEEAIRPSLDGGWELVFGLKKSSPSENLRKVGRPVPDIVEKACGLLVDLYPACIDLPESTSSKPIFLNDYAESLKSRAPRFASEHTMYHHLELYADVEQIPLNDRGERWYLRSHELRRFFAITYFWHDRFAGLSALSWLMGHSSTEETMRYVVEEIAGAELPEEEARLTASALTDTTNSFPIDGLEVLAEDAKEYFKVDDLRVINIDILESYLENRYQEGYRIVKHGYKHAKVVYLEEHND, from the coding sequence ATGAAGTCGGCCAACCAGAACGCCTTTGACGATATTGCCTCCCAGTTTGGCCCGCTCCCAATTACGCGCGGAAAAACATCCGATCTGAAGGCCGACTGGCTGCTCTCTGACTTTCAAAGCAACACTTGGACTGTGGCTCGTGGGGCAGATAAAAGCAAAACAAAATCTTTCTATTGGGATGTACCGTTATACAACGGAGAAAGGCTCGGCGAAAAAAAGTATGCAGATCTTCTAACTCTAACAAAAAAAATTGTGTTTTCTTGCAGGTCAGGCGCGCTTGGAACTCACAGCGGCTCTACCGAAACGACGCGCACCAAACACCAATATTCCATATATTCGAGTTTACTCGTGCTGATTCGGCGACTTGTAATGCAGGGCTGCGAACCAGATCGAACCGGCTTCAAAACAATTGACCCTGAATTTCTTCGAGAACTTGCAAAGAGCGCCTTAAGAGGGAGGCCTTTTTCCGACGGTACCTATGAAGCGATTAAAGAACTTTTGGAATGCGCTAAGGCAAACAATTGTTTGCACTCGTTTATACATCAGGGGACAGGAGAGCTCGATTTTGGATCGATATTCAGAGAGCTAGGAGAGCCGTCATCTAACGGTTCATTTTCTGTAAGACTGCGAGCAGCGCTGAACGATTATGAAAGCTGCTCGATGCCAAAGCATATTGACCAGAAGTACTCTGCTGGCAGGGAGTACCCCTCAACGCGGTCTACAAGGACCGAAGAGCTACTCGAAACTCCGGTTAGCGTCAGTACATTAATGGGGATTTTCTCAAGCCTGAGAACGCTCGGCATACTGGCCGAAAATTGGCAAGAGCTCAACGGCCTAGAGTGGTGCAGGTCATTCAATGTTACAGAGCTAGCATATGATCTTGGATTCACACCCAAAAACCGCACGCCCACGATTCCGGTAGACATTGCTCTCCACTACCTAGACAGTGCAATTTTTTGGGTAGTAGAAATTGGCCCAGAGCTACTCGAGCTTAAGAAAAAGTACGACAAGAGGCTACGTCACGTGATGAGTAAAGTGACCAAAAAAAAGGATGAAGCTGCAAGGACAATACAGATCGATTTACCCATTGAGCTTAAGGAAAAGTTGGCAACAAGAAACATCGATATAGTCCGGTACAATAGATATTCCTCCGGCACTACTCACCGCAAGATTCGTGAAGACATGACTTTGGAAGATGCGGTTTCTTGCCTTATAGCGGCGGCATTTATTTTAGTATCAACTTTCAGTTGCAAACGAATTTCGGAGGTTTTAGCGCTTAGTGAGGAAGCCATACGCCCATCGCTCGATGGAGGCTGGGAGCTTGTATTTGGCTTAAAGAAGTCCAGCCCTTCCGAGAACCTACGAAAGGTTGGCAGGCCGGTCCCTGACATCGTAGAGAAAGCCTGCGGGCTACTCGTTGACCTTTATCCGGCGTGCATTGACTTACCCGAAAGCACTTCAAGTAAACCAATTTTTTTAAACGACTATGCCGAAAGTCTAAAGAGCCGAGCCCCGAGATTCGCAAGTGAACACACAATGTATCACCATCTTGAATTATATGCGGATGTAGAACAAATCCCTTTAAACGACCGCGGAGAAAGATGGTATCTACGCAGCCACGAACTACGGCGTTTTTTTGCCATCACTTATTTTTGGCATGATCGATTCGCCGGCCTTTCCGCGCTTTCGTGGCTTATGGGGCATTCCAGTACCGAAGAAACAATGAGGTATGTCGTGGAAGAAATCGCAGGGGCCGAACTTCCTGAAGAGGAAGCACGGCTTACAGCTTCCGCCCTGACAGACACAACAAATTCATTCCCAATTGATGGTCTCGAAGTTTTGGCCGAAGACGCTAAAGAATATTTCAAAGTAGATGACCTCCGAGTAATTAACATCGACATTCTTGAGAGCTACCTTGAAAACAGATATCAAGAGGGCTATCGGATCGTAAAGCATGGATATAAGCATGCCAAAGTCGTTTATCTGGAAGAACACAATGACTAA
- a CDS encoding tyrosine-type recombinase/integrase: protein MHSDGTVCWEATDYLLFYHFENPSGTKSTLEKYARQLSRIVAFLEYSSRWFDDITDDDLFDLPSFLQDSKNSGSGQASDNNQVNEILTRLLKVLVDLSARGYIDADKISFNPMVRADVNIEMRAFVPKGSKVKREYYYHPARLSTKNAQKRRPISDAALNTLHSKIYEFTENRFTRVRWANLLQALELTGARVSEVAKIHVVDVKRCLNEIEYEKQPRLKLTTTKGKNAGKSRLVPVPIEFVKELGDYLKYYRNPILKKNGIDHDYLFVTTRGNRLRAKRISDHFREVRCFAGLRKSDASPHLCRNRFITLHVKERLASLKGNRPVITP, encoded by the coding sequence ATGCACAGCGACGGCACAGTGTGTTGGGAAGCTACCGACTACTTACTGTTCTATCATTTCGAAAACCCAAGCGGAACGAAGAGCACTCTAGAAAAATACGCCAGACAACTATCTCGAATAGTAGCGTTCCTCGAATATTCGTCGCGTTGGTTCGACGACATAACGGATGATGACCTATTCGATCTCCCTAGTTTTCTCCAAGATTCGAAAAATTCGGGTTCTGGACAGGCATCAGATAATAACCAGGTCAACGAAATTTTAACCAGGCTTTTGAAAGTGCTGGTGGATCTATCTGCACGAGGCTATATCGATGCGGATAAAATTAGCTTTAACCCAATGGTGAGAGCTGACGTCAATATTGAGATGCGAGCCTTCGTACCTAAAGGAAGCAAAGTCAAACGCGAGTATTACTACCACCCTGCGAGATTGAGCACCAAGAATGCGCAAAAACGCCGGCCAATTTCAGACGCAGCACTTAACACCCTTCACTCTAAAATATACGAATTTACTGAGAATCGTTTTACCCGGGTTAGATGGGCCAACTTACTGCAAGCACTTGAGTTAACTGGGGCACGGGTAAGCGAAGTAGCAAAAATTCACGTGGTAGACGTTAAGCGTTGTCTAAATGAAATTGAGTATGAAAAGCAACCAAGGTTGAAGTTAACAACGACCAAAGGTAAGAACGCGGGAAAGTCGCGATTAGTGCCTGTCCCAATAGAGTTCGTTAAAGAGCTTGGCGACTACTTAAAATATTATCGCAATCCAATCCTTAAAAAAAACGGCATAGATCATGATTATCTATTTGTCACTACGCGAGGAAACCGGTTACGAGCAAAAAGAATCAGCGACCATTTTAGAGAGGTAAGATGTTTTGCTGGACTAAGAAAGTCAGACGCCTCCCCCCACCTCTGCCGCAACAGATTTATTACCCTGCACGTCAAGGAGAGGCTTGCGTCACTTAAGGGTAACCGTCCGGTAATCACACCTTGA
- the tnpC gene encoding IS66 family transposase — MPSAVDITKLSESEVRQLAAQMQSTIQQLQTERDAQLHERDTAIQQLEVERDTQLQERDAAIQRLTIEKERLTHEIAILRRHRFGKRSEQGKSPQQSLLSDLVDEDLAAIENELEMLEPPVAKERQRSKPRRQPLPPQLPRTEIHHDPDSTTCGCGCKLTRIGEDVSEKLDYEPGSFSVERHIRSKWACKACETVVQAPVAPHIIEKGIPTTNLLAQVLISKYADHLPLYRQEQIYARAGVELPRSTLADWVGRCGVELTPLVDRLRSCLLGHAVLHADETPVPMLSPGNKKTHRAYIWAYATPRTDERQAVVYDFQPTRSGKACRDFLEDWQGQLVCDDYSGYKAGFAKGLTEVGCWAHARRKFFELAERGNSPIADQALVIIGKLYEVERDIQEKPPDERQRVRESLSRPIIEHLRKWLVHQRSGLTDGTRTTKAMDYSLKRWEALTRYLDDGAVPIDNNWIENQVRPWALGRKNWLFAGSLRSGQRAANVMSLIQSAKINGIDPQAYLHDVLERLPTLMYSDIDTLLPHNWSSSIKV, encoded by the coding sequence ATGCCTTCCGCGGTCGATATTACTAAGCTCAGCGAGTCCGAAGTGCGCCAGCTCGCGGCGCAGATGCAGTCAACCATCCAGCAACTACAGACTGAGCGGGACGCTCAGCTGCACGAGCGCGACACCGCGATACAGCAGCTAGAGGTCGAGCGAGACACTCAGCTGCAGGAGCGCGACGCTGCCATCCAGCGACTGACCATTGAGAAGGAGCGCCTCACGCATGAGATCGCCATTCTCCGACGGCATCGCTTTGGCAAGCGAAGCGAGCAAGGCAAGAGCCCACAGCAGAGTTTACTGAGCGACCTGGTGGACGAGGACCTCGCCGCCATTGAGAACGAGCTTGAGATGCTTGAACCACCCGTCGCGAAAGAGCGTCAGCGCTCAAAGCCACGGCGCCAGCCGCTGCCGCCGCAGCTACCCCGCACAGAGATCCACCACGACCCCGACTCCACGACCTGTGGCTGCGGTTGCAAGCTCACGCGCATCGGTGAAGACGTGAGCGAGAAGCTCGATTACGAACCCGGCTCCTTCTCGGTAGAGCGGCACATCCGCAGCAAGTGGGCGTGCAAGGCGTGTGAGACGGTCGTGCAGGCGCCCGTAGCGCCGCACATCATCGAGAAGGGCATCCCCACGACCAACCTGCTAGCTCAGGTCCTGATCAGCAAGTATGCGGATCACTTACCGTTATACCGCCAGGAGCAGATCTATGCCCGGGCGGGCGTGGAGCTGCCGCGATCCACGCTGGCGGACTGGGTGGGGCGCTGCGGGGTAGAGCTCACGCCGCTCGTGGACCGGCTGCGCAGCTGTCTGTTAGGCCATGCCGTTCTCCACGCTGATGAAACGCCAGTACCCATGCTCTCGCCGGGCAATAAGAAGACACACCGGGCGTATATCTGGGCCTACGCAACCCCACGTACCGATGAGCGACAGGCGGTGGTCTACGACTTCCAGCCCACGCGGTCCGGCAAAGCCTGCCGCGACTTCCTGGAAGACTGGCAGGGCCAGCTGGTCTGCGACGACTACAGTGGCTACAAGGCCGGCTTCGCCAAGGGGCTTACGGAGGTGGGTTGCTGGGCGCATGCGCGGCGGAAGTTCTTTGAGCTTGCCGAGCGTGGGAACAGCCCCATTGCCGACCAAGCGCTTGTTATCATCGGCAAGCTCTACGAGGTCGAGCGAGATATCCAGGAAAAACCACCGGATGAGCGACAGCGCGTTCGAGAATCGCTATCACGGCCGATCATCGAACACTTACGCAAGTGGCTGGTTCATCAGCGCAGCGGGCTTACCGACGGAACACGGACGACGAAGGCCATGGACTACAGCCTGAAACGCTGGGAGGCGCTCACGCGCTATCTCGATGATGGCGCGGTGCCGATCGACAACAACTGGATTGAGAATCAGGTTCGGCCCTGGGCGCTGGGAAGAAAGAACTGGTTGTTCGCAGGTTCACTGCGCAGTGGTCAGCGCGCCGCCAACGTCATGTCGCTGATCCAGTCGGCGAAGATCAACGGTATCGATCCGCAGGCCTACCTGCACGATGTGCTTGAGCGGTTGCCGACCCTCATGTACTCCGACATCGATACTTTGCTACCGCACAACTGGAGTTCGTCGATCAAGGTGTGA
- the tnpB gene encoding IS66 family insertion sequence element accessory protein TnpB (TnpB, as the term is used for proteins encoded by IS66 family insertion elements, is considered an accessory protein, since TnpC, encoded by a neighboring gene, is a DDE family transposase.), translated as MAACPHTMNHHASTGPFLRIDEIWLSREPLDMRCGPETTLARVVEAFGAAKPHCAYVFANKRANRMKILICDGFGVWLLARRLHRGRFVWSALRSGEPVALDELQLQALASGLPWQYAGADFVIDRQ; from the coding sequence ATGGCTGCGTGCCCTCACACGATGAACCACCACGCCAGCACAGGCCCGTTCTTGCGCATCGACGAGATCTGGCTCTCTCGAGAGCCCCTCGACATGCGCTGCGGTCCCGAGACTACCCTGGCCCGGGTGGTTGAGGCTTTCGGTGCGGCGAAGCCGCACTGCGCCTATGTCTTCGCGAACAAGCGCGCTAACCGCATGAAGATACTGATCTGTGATGGCTTCGGAGTCTGGCTGCTAGCGCGTCGGTTGCACCGCGGTCGCTTTGTCTGGAGTGCTCTGCGCAGCGGCGAACCGGTGGCCTTGGATGAGCTGCAACTGCAGGCGCTGGCCTCGGGATTGCCCTGGCAATATGCCGGTGCTGACTTTGTTATCGACCGGCAGTAG
- a CDS encoding transposase, producing MDEQAPSSDLTSAPIKQRRRRYPPEFKEQVLRECEQPGASVAGVAVSHGLNPNLVHNWRRTHNILAPSGFVQLPAPGPVVETSPTIVRIDVPTPKGTLVVHWPLSEMPQSVTWLRALTR from the coding sequence ATGGACGAGCAAGCACCTTCCTCTGATCTCACTTCCGCACCCATCAAGCAGCGCCGCCGGCGCTACCCGCCTGAGTTCAAGGAACAGGTGCTTCGCGAGTGTGAGCAACCCGGAGCCTCAGTCGCGGGCGTCGCCGTCAGCCACGGCCTCAACCCTAACCTGGTGCACAATTGGCGCAGGACACACAACATATTGGCACCCAGCGGTTTCGTGCAACTGCCGGCACCGGGTCCAGTAGTTGAGACATCGCCCACGATCGTCAGGATAGACGTCCCCACGCCCAAAGGCACGCTCGTCGTACACTGGCCGTTATCGGAGATGCCGCAGTCGGTCACATGGCTGCGTGCCCTCACACGATGA
- a CDS encoding regulatory protein RecX — MSEFLLYDNVSDSSELANTKPHDIRLAAVNLLARREHSRKELEQKLKKRFDDHGVVSEQLDRLTEEGLQSDARYAESFVRQRYNRGHGPLRVRQEMRQRGVPDEDVQMAMESAGYDWSSSASIVLKKKYGNTPAGDAKEKARRSRFMQYRGFCIEHFIDKF, encoded by the coding sequence ATGTCTGAATTTCTGCTCTACGATAACGTTAGCGACTCTTCTGAGCTAGCGAACACTAAACCACACGATATTCGTCTGGCCGCCGTAAACCTACTGGCCAGACGCGAACATTCGAGAAAAGAGCTAGAACAAAAACTTAAGAAGCGTTTTGATGATCACGGTGTCGTTAGCGAGCAATTAGACCGACTGACTGAGGAAGGTTTGCAGTCTGATGCTCGTTATGCGGAAAGCTTTGTCCGGCAACGCTATAACCGAGGTCATGGTCCCTTGCGAGTTCGTCAGGAAATGAGGCAGAGGGGGGTTCCAGACGAAGATGTTCAAATGGCGATGGAGTCAGCTGGTTACGACTGGAGTTCAAGTGCGTCGATTGTGCTCAAAAAAAAGTACGGCAACACTCCGGCAGGTGATGCCAAGGAAAAGGCTAGACGTAGTCGTTTCATGCAATATCGAGGGTTCTGCATAGAACACTTCATTGACAAATTCTAG
- the recA gene encoding recombinase RecA codes for MDANKGKALEAALSQIERQFGKGSIMKMGDRAAMDIENVSTGSLGLDVALGIGGLPYGRICEIYGPESSGKTTLTLSVIAQAQRDGKTCAFIDAEHALDPKYAEKLGVNIDELIVSQPDTGEQALEICDMLTRSGAVDVVIIDSVAALVPKAEIEGDIGDSHVGLAARMMSQAMRKLTGNIKNNNVLVIFINQIRMKIGVMFGSPETTTGGNALKFYSSVRLDIRRIGAVKEGDEVIGNETRVKVVKNKVAPPFKQAEFQIMYGAGIYRMAEIIDWGVKLNLVEKSGAWYAYNGDKIGQGKANAAKFLEANPDVTSEIESAIRAETLNIAKPEAPEMDAEETDAKQA; via the coding sequence ATGGATGCTAATAAAGGAAAGGCACTAGAAGCGGCGCTAAGCCAGATTGAACGCCAGTTCGGCAAAGGTTCCATCATGAAGATGGGTGATCGGGCCGCCATGGATATCGAGAATGTTTCTACAGGATCGCTTGGTTTGGACGTTGCGCTTGGAATCGGCGGATTACCTTATGGCCGCATCTGTGAAATCTACGGTCCTGAATCTTCAGGAAAGACGACACTTACACTTAGCGTAATCGCTCAGGCGCAGCGGGACGGAAAAACCTGTGCGTTTATTGACGCTGAGCACGCACTTGATCCGAAGTATGCCGAAAAGCTGGGAGTGAATATTGATGAACTGATCGTCTCTCAGCCTGACACTGGTGAACAGGCGTTAGAAATCTGTGACATGCTCACCCGCTCTGGCGCCGTTGACGTCGTGATTATCGATTCGGTAGCTGCTCTAGTACCCAAAGCGGAAATTGAAGGTGACATCGGAGATTCCCACGTTGGTCTTGCTGCCCGGATGATGAGTCAAGCAATGCGAAAGTTGACTGGCAATATCAAGAATAACAACGTGCTTGTCATATTCATCAATCAGATCCGTATGAAAATCGGTGTGATGTTTGGCTCGCCCGAAACCACGACTGGTGGTAACGCTCTAAAGTTTTATTCATCTGTTCGTTTGGATATCCGCCGTATCGGTGCAGTTAAAGAAGGCGACGAGGTGATTGGTAACGAAACACGTGTCAAGGTGGTCAAGAACAAAGTTGCCCCCCCGTTCAAGCAAGCGGAATTTCAAATCATGTATGGTGCAGGTATTTACCGTATGGCAGAGATTATTGACTGGGGCGTGAAGCTAAACTTGGTTGAAAAGTCAGGCGCATGGTACGCCTATAACGGCGATAAAATTGGCCAGGGTAAGGCTAATGCAGCTAAGTTTCTGGAAGCCAATCCTGATGTGACCAGTGAAATCGAAAGTGCCATCCGTGCTGAAACCCTAAATATTGCCAAGCCTGAAGCGCCAGAGATGGATGCCGAAGAAACCGATGCTAAGCAAGCGTGA